Below is a window of Pseudodesulfovibrio sp. 5S69 DNA.
AGCCGCGCCAGTCCTTCACGCTCTTCCACGTGGCCCAGAAGGGCTATGGCGACGCCCGGTCCGCCCGCATCTTCGACGAGGCCCTGGCCATCCTCGCCGAGCACGGCATCCCGGACGAACGCATCGACATCAAGATGGTCACCGGCAAGAGCCCGTTCAAGGCCATCCTCAAGGAGGCCCGGGCCGGGCACTACGCCGCCGTGGCCGTGGGCCGCCGCGGCGTCGGCAGCCAGACCCGCATGGAGAACCTGTTCCCCAGCACCGTGTCCGTCAACCTCCTGCGGCATCTGCAGGAAACCGCGCTGTGGATCAGTAAGTAGGGGGCGCCGCCTCGGGCATCAAAGTCGAGGCTGCAACAGGCTGTCGGCTTTTTTCGCGGAACGGGGCTGCCCGCCCGGCCGTTTGCCGCCGATGCCGTACTGCTTCAACTTCCTGGCGACCGAGGCCTGGCTGATATCCAGGGCCTCCGCGATCTGCTGCTGGGTGTGGCACTGTTCGTACGCCTCCAGCAGCAGCGCCTTTTCGAGTTGTCCCATCGCCTGCTTCAGGGTGGTGTTGGTCTCGCGCATGGACTGGAAGGAGATGTAGTCCCGGCCCGTGGTCACCTCGTTCATGAGATCGTCCCGGTCGATGAGCTGGTGCTCGGTCATGACCACGAGCCGCTCGCAGATGTTGATCAACTGCCGGACGTTGCCCGGATACGGGTACGCCGCGAGGGCGTCGAGGGCCGACCCCCGGAGCCGTTTCGGCGAATTGTACTTGTTTCCGTACAGGGTGAGGAAGTGGTTGAGCAGCGCGGGAATGCATTCCTTGCGTTCCCGCAGGGGCGGGATCTGGATGGGGATGATGTTGAGCCGGTAGTACAGGTCCTTGCGGAAGGAGCCCTCGTTGGCCATGGTCCGGAGGTCGCGGTTCGTCGCGGCGATGACCCGCACGTCGACGTGCTTGCCCTTGGTGGCTCCCAGCCGGGTGAAACGCCCGTCATCGAGGAATTTCAGCAACTTGACCTGTGTCTGCAGGGGCAGTTCGGCGACCTCGTCGAGGAAGAGGGTGCCGCCGTCCGCCACTTCCAGCAGCCCCGGCTTACCCGCCTTCGCTCCGGTGAACGCGCCTTGCTCGTAGCCGAACAGCTCGGCCTCCACCAGGGTCTCAGGAATGGCGCCGCAGTTCAGGGAGAGAAGCGGTTTGTCGTGCCTTCTCGAATGGTTGTGGATCAGTTCGGCCAGGATGCCCTTGCCGGTCCCGGATTCGCCCAGCAGGAGGATGGATGCCTCGGAGTTGCCCGCCTTGAGGGCCTGGTGCAGGACCGACAGCATTTTCGGGCTGCGGGCGATTATCTCGCGGTCCGAGGCCAACTGGTCCTGCAACTCCATCAGCTTGCTGCGGTAGTTGTCGGCCAGGAATTCCTGTCGCTCCAGATCGCGTCGGAGGTTGTCGACCTCGGTGGCGTCCTGGGTGCTGACCACCACGCGCTGGAGCACGCCGTTGGAGTCGAAGACCGGGGTCCCGGTGGAGGTCAGTTTCCTCCCGTCCCGCATCTGCAGCAGGCTGACGGGCTGCCCGGTGCGGACGACCTCCACGGCGGCCGAGCGGTCGATGAACCCCTCCTTGAGCAGGTCGTGCATGTTCCTTCCGATCACGTCTTGGGCAACGATGTTGTTGACGCGCTCCGCGGCCGGATTGACGAGGGTGACGAATCCCTGCCCGTCGCAGACCCAGATGCCGTCCGAGGTGGCGGTGACGATGGCGTCCAGTTCCATGGACCGGCTGAGGTTCCTTTCGAGCCGGCGGCGGCATTCCTCCGCCTTGCTCCGGTCCGTGACGAGCATCACGGCCAAGGCGGGGCGGAGGTCGGGGAACGCATAGACGGTCAGGGCGCAGTCGCGGCCGTTGAGCGAAAAGGACTCCCGGTGCGACATGCCCCGCTTTTCCAAGGTCTCCCGGCAGAGGGCGCGCAGTGCCTCCTGTTCGGCGGGGGAGGGCAGGAAGTCCGGTTCGGGGACGCTCCAGGTAAAGGCGCCGTCCTGCAGGATGCCCGCCTGCAGGATGTTGCCCTCGCAGAGGCGGGCAGGCGGGAGGACCTGGGTGCTCCTTCCTTCGGCTACGGACGGAAGGCGGGGGTCGTTTTTATTCATAATTTAATTTGCTGCGGGGTTGTAAGGCCGTTATTCGGCGGATAAAAAAACACAATATACTGAAATAAAATATATAAATGTGATTTATACTTTTTTGAATCAAATATTCATCGCTGATAGCAAAATATTACAAATTCGGCAAGAGGAACAGGGCGCCGTGCGCCGATATGGAAAAATAAAAATGTAATATCAATTTATTATGAGCTTTCCTGGCACGGAGATGATGCTTTGGCACGGCCCTTGTTATAGAGGCCTGACAACATTTTACCGACAAGGAGAGTTTGGTGTCGAAGTCAAAATATGATGGGCGCAAACCGGTTTGTTATGTGCCTAAAAATAGCTATCCACAAATATATCAGGGTGTTCCCACATTCCTGAGTTCGGATTCCATTCGCGAGGCGGCCGACCTGGCCGGGTACGACGCCGCCGTTATGGGCGTGCCGTGGGAGGGGCCCGTCACCTGGGGCGGGCCGTCCGGATGCGAGCTGGCGCCCAAGACCATCCGCGAGGCATCCCTGCGCTACGGAGGGTATCTGCCGGAGTTCGATTACGACCTGTTCGATCACATCAACGTCTGTGATTTCGGTGACGTGGCGGTGGTCCCCGGCGACGGCGTGGAGACCAACCGGCACATTCGGGACAAGGTGTCCGCCGTGCTGGCCCATGGGGCCACGCCGATTATTTTCGGCGGCGACCACTCCATCACCGTCCCGGCCGTCGAGGCGCTTGCCCAGGCGCACCCCAAGCGGGTCGGCCTGATCCACCTCGACGCGCACATGGACAATATGGAGTTTTTCGGCGAGGAACGGTTTGCCCGGTGCTGCCCCATGCACCGCATCTACGAGAACGTATCCATGGACCCCGCCAAGATCATCCACATGGGCATCCGCGGCCCGCGCAACAATCCGGACCAGATGCGGTTCGCCAGGGAGGCGGGCTCCCATGTCATGACCGGGTTCGAGATCAAGCGGAAGGGCGTGGAGTACGCCCTGGAAAAGGCGCTGGACGTGGCCGGAACCGATACGGACGCCATATACGTCACCGTGTGCAGCGACATCCTCGACGTCGCGTTCAACCCCGGGGGGCCGCCGGATCTGAACGGCCTCACCTCCTACGAACTGTCCTATCTGCTGTACAATTTCGCGGTCAGAGGCATCGGCGCCTTCGATTTCGTCGAGATTTATCCCCCCACCGACCGGAACAACGTGTCCAGCCATACCGCCGCCTGGATGGGGATTTACGTCATGAGCGGCATGGCGAAGAGGAAGATGGACTCCGGCCGGGTGCCGGAGAACGCGTGATAATGGTTAAGGACCGCCATATTTGCAATGGCCCGGAATCAACCGATGAGAGGAGAGAGAGATGAATTGTGCAACGAACGCATGGAAATGTTGTAAGAGAGCGTTGGTCATATACTGTGTGGCCCTTGCCCTGGTGGCCGGCACGGCGGTGTCGTCCCGGGCGGCCGCCACGATCACGCCCGGCGTGATCGCCGTGGGCACGGACCTGACGTATCCCCCGTACAACTACTTTGACGACAACGAGAAGCCCGCCGGGTTCGATGTCGAGCTGATGACCGCCATCGCCGCGAAGGCGGGCATGAAGATCGAGTTTCACGACACCCGGTTCGAAAACCTGATCATGGGCGTTCGCGGCGGGCAGTTCGACGTCATCGCGTCCACGCTCTACGTGAAGCCCGCCCGCGCCAAGCAGATCGATTACATCCCCTACATGAAGACCGGTGTTTCCATTGCGGTGGCGACCTCCTCCGGCCTTTCCTTCGCGGCCCCGGAGAACCTGTGCGGCCGCAAGGTCGGTTCCATCAAGGGCGGTGCCTGGATCGAAAAACTCAACGGTCTGGCCGAGGGCGTCTGCAAGGACAATCCCGTCGACTCCAGGGAGTTCCCCACTTCTCCCGAAGTGACTCAGGCCCTGCTCTCCGGCGGCATTGACGCCCAGATGGAGGATTCCGCGGTCCTGCAGAGCGCCGTGGAGAAGCTGAATGGCCGGTTGAAGGTCACCTCCAAGGAAAACCTGTACCCCGTGGTCGTCGGCTTCGGCGTGCGCAAGGGCAATACCGAGCTGGCCGACCTCCTCCGCAAGACCCTGAAGGAACTTGAGGCCGACGGGACGTATCCCGCGCTGCTGAAGAAGTACAATGTCTCCAAGCCCACCGAAGCGGAATTCAAGGCCGCCGTCGGCGAGTAGCGAAACCATCCGGGCGGCCCGCACCGACGCGGGCCGCCCGGTCCCTTCCGGGAGAACGGAGTGCGCAGCAGGCAGCGGACAGCGGCCGCGCCGGACGGTTTTCGGATAATATCATAGAGAACTAGAGGTCTTGATGTCGTTTGATTTGAAATATCTCATAGGGCTTTTCAGTTACGCCCCGTTTTGGGAAGCCACTATGCTGGTCGCCGTCTTGAGCGTGCTGTCCTGGTCCATCGGCTCGGTGCTCGGTTTCGGCGTGGCCCTGGCCAAGACGTCCAACAACGCGTTCCTGCGGCACACGTCCTCGGTCTATGTCTGGTTCTTCCGCAGCCTTCCGCTGCTGGTCCTGCTGATTTTCGTCTACAACCTGCCGCAGATCATGCCGAGCCTGCGCCCGGTGTTGTCCAATCCCTTCTGGGCGGGGCTCATCGCCCTGGTCATGAGCGAGACCGCGTACCTGGCCGAAATCCACCGCGGGGGATTGCTGGCCGTGCGCAAGGGGCAGCACGAGGCGGCCCTCGCCCTCGGCATCCGCTCGCTGGGCAAGTACCGGCTCATCGTCATCCCCCAGGCGGTCCGGGTCGCCTTGCCCGCCCTCGGCAACGAGTTCATCACCATCGTCAAGCTGACGTCCCTGGTGTCGGTCATCTCCCTGGCCGAGATCCTGCTGGTGGGGCAGCGGCTCTATACCCGCAACTTCCTGGTCATCGAAACCCTGGTGGCGGTCTCCTTTTACTATGTCCTGCTGGTGACCGTCTTCACTCAGATTCTCGGCAGGCTCGAACGTTCCATGGACATCCGGAGCAAGTCCGGGGTCGAGACCGTTGCCGAGGCGCAGCCCGCCGCGCTCCCCGCCGTGTCGCCCGAGCGGAAAAGGAAGGGCGCCAAGGGGGATCTCGTCCTCGAACTCCGCGACGTCAGCAAGGCCTTTGGCGAGAAGACCGTGCTTGACGGTATTTCCTTCAAGGTCAAGGCAGGTGAGGTGGTCAGCGTCATCGGCCCGTCCGGTTCCGGCAAGACCACCCTGATCCGGACCATCAATTCCCTGCAGGATATCGACGGCGGCGCGATCCTGTTCAACGGGAACCGCTGGCTTGACAACCACGGGGAATACTGGCGCTCGCCCGATTTCTACGAGGAAGTGACGCGCATCGGCATGGTCTTTCAGTCGTTCAACCTCTTCCCGCACCGCACCGTGCTGGAGAACGTGGCCCTGGCCCCACGCTATCACGGCCTGGGCTCCTCCCGGGCGCTGAAGGAACTGGCCCTGCGGAACCTGGAAAAGGTCGGGATGGCCTGCCACGCGGACAAGTATCCCCACCAGCTTTCGGGAGGCCAGAAACAGCGCATAGCCATTGCCCGCGCCCTGGCCATGCAGCCCAAGGTGCTCCTCTTCGACGAGCCGACTTCCGCGCTTGATCCGGAACTGGTCGGCGAGGTCCTGCAGACCATCGAGCTCCTCGCCCACGAAGGCATGACCATGATCATCGTGACCCACGAGATGCGTTTCGCCACGCGCATCAGCGATCGCGTTGTAATGATGGAGGACGGCAAGATGGTCGCCGATCTCACCCCGGAACAGCTCGCCGACGAACCCGACGACAGCCGGATACGGCGCTTCATCGCAACCGCGCTGCATTAGCGCGGCCCGCGCGCAACGAAAATTCCGCCATGCCCCGCGGGGCCGTCGGCGGCGTCTACGCCCGCGAGGATGCCTCGGCCAGGCGCACCAGCCAGGCTGTCCAGCGGCGGCCGGCGGCTTCGTCGTAGTTTTCGGACAGGGGGTTCATGAAGCCGTGGCCCGCGTCGGCCCGGCGGCAGGTGACCAGCGGCTTGGCCCGGAGGGCGGCGGCCAGCGCGTCCACGTCGAAGTGGGGCTCACGGTCTGGGAAGATCAGGTCCACGGGGGCGAGCGGGGCGCGGTCGGCCATGGTCCGGATGGCCGAACCGTAGAAACAGCAGGCCCTGCGTAGGGGAACGCCTGGGGTGCAGGCGGCGGCCCAGGCCGCTCCGGCCCCGGCGCTGAAGCCGATGAGCAGGACCGGACGCGCGGCCTCGCGGACCAGGTCCGTGACCCGGCGGGCGTAGGGTTCGAGTCCGCCGTGGTCGAGATAGGCGGCGTAGGCCTGTTCTTCTGTGGCGAAGTGCGGGTCGCGGCCGTCAAAGGGATCGGCCACGGTCACGCGGTCGGCGTGCGGGCGCAACCGCCCGGCCAGGGCGTCGATGTGGGGCGTGCGCCCCCAGATTTCGGTGGCCAGAATGATTTCCACGTACGCTCCGCGGCTGTGGTTTCGGGAAAGCCGAACATAGGCCGTGAGCTGCCGGGCCGCAACAAAAACAGCCCCCCGCCGGACCATCCGGCGGGGGGCGTTCTATGCAACAGGTCAGCGAGAGTGTGAGATCGCTGCCGTCTAGTCGTTAAGGGCTTCGTAGACCTTGCCGACCATTCCGTCGTTGGGGGTCAGGGTCTTGTCGCCCGGGGTCCACTTGGCAGGGCAGACCTCGGCCGGGTGGTCGATGAGATAGGTGTTGGCCTCCACCTTGCGGACCAGCTCATCCGCGTTGCGGCCCACGTTGTAGAAATTGATCTCGGACGAGACCAGCACGCCTTCGGGGTTGATGACGAAGGTGCCGCGCAGGGCCAGGCCGGTCTCGAAGTCCCAGACGTCGAAGAACCGGGAGACCTCGCCGGTGGGGTCGGCGGCCATCTTGAACTTGACGTTTTCCAACATGCGCTCGTCGGACTTCCAGGCCATATGGGAATATTTGGTGTCCGTGGACACGGAGATCACCTCGGCCCCGAGCTTCTTCAGGTCCTCGTGTCGACCGGCCAGGTCGGCCAGCTCGGTGGGGCAGACAAAGGTGAAGTCCGCGGGATAGAAAAACAGGATGGCCCATTTGCCTTCCTTGCGCAGCGCGCCCAGGTCCACCTCAGTGAAGCCGCCCTCGGCGGGGTCGAAGGCCTCCAGCGTGAATGCGGGTACGGGCTGGCCCACTTTGGCGAAATCAGGCATGGTGTCGTTGGGATCGAAATCGTTGCTCATATTAAATTCCCTTTCTTTTTCAGAGGTTGAAATTTTTATAGGAATGATTACCGTTTTCAAGAGACTAAGGGCGGGCCGGTTTGCCGTCAAGGGTTTTTTGCATTTTTCTCCACTTTGCCCGGCGGGTCATGCTAGTGTATACCGAGGCTTCCCGCAGGGCGGCCCGAACCGAGGCACCCGCGCATGACAAAATACAAAAAGAAAAGAGAGCGTTTATGACTTTCGGCTTCACCAAGATACGGGAAATGGAAATCGCGGAACTGGCCAGCACGGCCATCGTCTACCGCCACGACAAGACCGGGGCGCGCGTCCTGTCCATGATCAACGACGACGAGAACAAGGTCTTCGGCATCTCGTTCCGCACCCCGCCCGAGGACTCCACGGGTGTGGCCCACATCCTGGAGCACTCGGTGCTCTGCGGCTCGGACAAGTACCCGGTGCGCGAGCCGTTCGTGGAGCTGCTCAAGGGGTCGCTCCAGACCTTCCTGAACGCCCTGACCTTCCCGGACAAGACCTGCTATCCTGTGGCCTCGGCCAACGTGCAGGACTTCTACAATCTCGTGGACGTGTACCTGGACGCGGTCTTTCATCCCCGGCTGACCGAGAACACCCTCAAGCAGGAGGGCTGGCACTACGAGCTGGAGTCCCCGGACCGCGACATGACCTACAAGGGCGTGGTCTTCAACGAGATGAAGGGCGCGTACTCCTCGCCCGACTCTCTGCTTTACGAACACTCCCAGCAGTCCCTGTTCCCGGAGACCACCTACGGCCTGGACTCGGGCGGCGACCCGGCGGTCATCCCGGACCTGACCTTCGACAAGTTCATGGCCTTCCACCGCGATCACTACCACCCGTCCAACGGGTACGCCTTCTTCTACGGCGACGACGACCCGGAAAAGCGCCTCGAAATCCTGGACGCGGTCTTTTCGCAGTATGAGGCCATCGACGTGGCCAAGACCCGGGTGCCTCTCCAGCCGCGCTTCACCGAGGCCAAGGCCGTGCGCAAGGGCTACCCGGCCTCGGACCGGCTGGCCAAGGGCATGTTCACGGTCAACTGGCTGCTGGCCGAGACCGCGGACGCCAACCTGAACCTGGCCCTGCACATCCTGGAGCACATCCTCATCGGCCTGCCCAGCTCGCCGCTCAAAAAGGCGTTGACCGACTCCGGCCTGGGCGACGACCTCGCGGGCGTGGGCCTGGAAGCCGACATGCGCCAGATGTTCTTTTCCGTGGGCCTCAAGGGCATGCACCCGTCCAACGCGGTCAAGGTGGAGTCGATCATCTTCCATACCATCAAAGAACTGGTCGAGAACGGCATCGACGCCCGCGACATCGAGGCGGCGGTGAACTCCGTGGAGTTCTCCCTGCGCGAAAACAATACCGGCTCCTACCCGCGCGGCCTGTCCCTCATGTTCCAGGCCCTGTCCACCTGGCTCTATGACGACGACGAGAACGAGGGCGACCCCCTGGCCCTGCTGTCCTTCGAGAAGCCGCTGGCCAACGTCAAGGCGTGGCTCGAAAATGGCGACAAGATATTCGAGGAGCTGCTGGCCCGGCTCTTCCTGCACAACCCGCACCGGACCACCGTGCTCCTGGAGCCGGACCACAAGCTCGCCCGGACCCTGGCCAAGGCCGAGTCCGACCGGCTGAAGGCGGCCAAGCAGGCCATGACCCCGGACGAAGTCCAGGCGGTCGTCGATGACGCCGCCGAGCTCAAGCGTCTCCAGGCCGAGCCCGACGCGCCCGAGGCCCTCAGGACCATCCCGCGCCTGGCAGTGGCCGACCTGCCCGCCGAGAACCGGCCCATCCCCACCGAGGTGCGCACCCTCGGAGGACGGGAGCTGCTCTTCCACGACCTGGCCACCAACGGCATCGCCTACCTGGACTTCGGCTTCGACCTGGCCGTCATCCCGGACGAACTGCTGCCCTATGCCGGGGTGTTCGGCCGCGCCCTGACCGAGTCCGGCACCACCGAGCGCGACTACGTCGACCTGTCCCAGCGCATCGCCCGGACCTCGGGCGGCATCTGGGCCCAGCCGTTCGCCTCGCCCGTGCGCGGCTCCAAGGACGCTGCGGCCCGGCTGTTCCTGCGCACCAAGGCCACGGGCGAGCGCATCACGGACACCTGCGGGATCGTCACCGAGATCCTGACTTCGGCCAAGCTCGACAACAAGGAGCGCATCGGCCGGATCGTGGCCGAGGCCCGCGCCCGCGCCGAACAGCGGCTGGTACCCTCGGGCCACATGATCGTGGCCACCCGGCTGCGTGCCCGGACCCACGCCGCCCACGCCATGGACGAGGCCATGACCGGCCTGACCAACCTGTTCTTCCTGCGCGACCTGGAAAAGCGTATCGAGGACGACTTCCGCACGGTCGCCATGGAGTTGGAGCAGTTCCGCACGCTCCTGCTCAACCAAAACACCCTGATCCTCAACGCGACCATGGATCAGGACCTCTTCGCCCTGGCCGAGCCCGCCATGCGGGCCGTGGTCGAGGCC
It encodes the following:
- a CDS encoding amino acid ABC transporter ATP-binding protein, giving the protein MSPERKRKGAKGDLVLELRDVSKAFGEKTVLDGISFKVKAGEVVSVIGPSGSGKTTLIRTINSLQDIDGGAILFNGNRWLDNHGEYWRSPDFYEEVTRIGMVFQSFNLFPHRTVLENVALAPRYHGLGSSRALKELALRNLEKVGMACHADKYPHQLSGGQKQRIAIARALAMQPKVLLFDEPTSALDPELVGEVLQTIELLAHEGMTMIIVTHEMRFATRISDRVVMMEDGKMVADLTPEQLADEPDDSRIRRFIATALH
- a CDS encoding insulinase family protein; the protein is MTFGFTKIREMEIAELASTAIVYRHDKTGARVLSMINDDENKVFGISFRTPPEDSTGVAHILEHSVLCGSDKYPVREPFVELLKGSLQTFLNALTFPDKTCYPVASANVQDFYNLVDVYLDAVFHPRLTENTLKQEGWHYELESPDRDMTYKGVVFNEMKGAYSSPDSLLYEHSQQSLFPETTYGLDSGGDPAVIPDLTFDKFMAFHRDHYHPSNGYAFFYGDDDPEKRLEILDAVFSQYEAIDVAKTRVPLQPRFTEAKAVRKGYPASDRLAKGMFTVNWLLAETADANLNLALHILEHILIGLPSSPLKKALTDSGLGDDLAGVGLEADMRQMFFSVGLKGMHPSNAVKVESIIFHTIKELVENGIDARDIEAAVNSVEFSLRENNTGSYPRGLSLMFQALSTWLYDDDENEGDPLALLSFEKPLANVKAWLENGDKIFEELLARLFLHNPHRTTVLLEPDHKLARTLAKAESDRLKAAKQAMTPDEVQAVVDDAAELKRLQAEPDAPEALRTIPRLAVADLPAENRPIPTEVRTLGGRELLFHDLATNGIAYLDFGFDLAVIPDELLPYAGVFGRALTESGTTERDYVDLSQRIARTSGGIWAQPFASPVRGSKDAAARLFLRTKATGERITDTCGIVTEILTSAKLDNKERIGRIVAEARARAEQRLVPSGHMIVATRLRARTHAAHAMDEAMTGLTNLFFLRDLEKRIEDDFRTVAMELEQFRTLLLNQNTLILNATMDQDLFALAEPAMRAVVEALPADGPAPAKRAIPSLPAREGLAIPAQVNYVGKGCGVAEHGIQLTGAAQVVNKLIRTGYLWEKVRVQGGAYGAFCIMDRLAGALAFVSYRDPNVADTVKAFDGLAEYLETMNIDADELEKSIIGAIGEIDDYQLPDAKGFTALARHLTDQDDGYLQTVREQALRASEKDFRELALAVRTVAQNGDICVLGDALAMENSGLDLEIKQVL
- a CDS encoding dienelactone hydrolase family protein; amino-acid sequence: MEIILATEIWGRTPHIDALAGRLRPHADRVTVADPFDGRDPHFATEEQAYAAYLDHGGLEPYARRVTDLVREAARPVLLIGFSAGAGAAWAAACTPGVPLRRACCFYGSAIRTMADRAPLAPVDLIFPDREPHFDVDALAAALRAKPLVTCRRADAGHGFMNPLSENYDEAAGRRWTAWLVRLAEASSRA
- a CDS encoding ABC transporter substrate-binding protein, whose product is MVIYCVALALVAGTAVSSRAAATITPGVIAVGTDLTYPPYNYFDDNEKPAGFDVELMTAIAAKAGMKIEFHDTRFENLIMGVRGGQFDVIASTLYVKPARAKQIDYIPYMKTGVSIAVATSSGLSFAAPENLCGRKVGSIKGGAWIEKLNGLAEGVCKDNPVDSREFPTSPEVTQALLSGGIDAQMEDSAVLQSAVEKLNGRLKVTSKENLYPVVVGFGVRKGNTELADLLRKTLKELEADGTYPALLKKYNVSKPTEAEFKAAVGE
- a CDS encoding sigma-54 interaction domain-containing protein gives rise to the protein MNKNDPRLPSVAEGRSTQVLPPARLCEGNILQAGILQDGAFTWSVPEPDFLPSPAEQEALRALCRETLEKRGMSHRESFSLNGRDCALTVYAFPDLRPALAVMLVTDRSKAEECRRRLERNLSRSMELDAIVTATSDGIWVCDGQGFVTLVNPAAERVNNIVAQDVIGRNMHDLLKEGFIDRSAAVEVVRTGQPVSLLQMRDGRKLTSTGTPVFDSNGVLQRVVVSTQDATEVDNLRRDLERQEFLADNYRSKLMELQDQLASDREIIARSPKMLSVLHQALKAGNSEASILLLGESGTGKGILAELIHNHSRRHDKPLLSLNCGAIPETLVEAELFGYEQGAFTGAKAGKPGLLEVADGGTLFLDEVAELPLQTQVKLLKFLDDGRFTRLGATKGKHVDVRVIAATNRDLRTMANEGSFRKDLYYRLNIIPIQIPPLRERKECIPALLNHFLTLYGNKYNSPKRLRGSALDALAAYPYPGNVRQLINICERLVVMTEHQLIDRDDLMNEVTTGRDYISFQSMRETNTTLKQAMGQLEKALLLEAYEQCHTQQQIAEALDISQASVARKLKQYGIGGKRPGGQPRSAKKADSLLQPRL
- a CDS encoding peroxiredoxin, with amino-acid sequence MSNDFDPNDTMPDFAKVGQPVPAFTLEAFDPAEGGFTEVDLGALRKEGKWAILFFYPADFTFVCPTELADLAGRHEDLKKLGAEVISVSTDTKYSHMAWKSDERMLENVKFKMAADPTGEVSRFFDVWDFETGLALRGTFVINPEGVLVSSEINFYNVGRNADELVRKVEANTYLIDHPAEVCPAKWTPGDKTLTPNDGMVGKVYEALND
- a CDS encoding agmatinase family protein encodes the protein MPKNSYPQIYQGVPTFLSSDSIREAADLAGYDAAVMGVPWEGPVTWGGPSGCELAPKTIREASLRYGGYLPEFDYDLFDHINVCDFGDVAVVPGDGVETNRHIRDKVSAVLAHGATPIIFGGDHSITVPAVEALAQAHPKRVGLIHLDAHMDNMEFFGEERFARCCPMHRIYENVSMDPAKIIHMGIRGPRNNPDQMRFAREAGSHVMTGFEIKRKGVEYALEKALDVAGTDTDAIYVTVCSDILDVAFNPGGPPDLNGLTSYELSYLLYNFAVRGIGAFDFVEIYPPTDRNNVSSHTAAWMGIYVMSGMAKRKMDSGRVPENA